In the genome of Candidatus Cloacimonadota bacterium, the window TGTCGAAGTTCATATGAATTTAGGAGTCGATCCTCGAAAAGCTGACCAACAAATCAGAAACTCATTAGTCTTACCTCACGGAACAGGGAGAACTTCAAAAGTTCTTGTCTTTGCTGATGGGGACAAAGCAGAGGAAGCAAAAGAAGCAGGAGCTGATTATGTTGGTGTTGATGAATTTGTTGAAAAAATAAATTCAGGATGGATGGATTTTGATGTGGCAATATCGACTCCGAATTTAATGAGCAAAATCGGAAGATTGGGAAGAGTTCTTGGACCTCGTGGTCTGATGCCGAATCCCAAAGTCGGAACTGTAACCATGGATATCAAGAAGGCAGTTAGCGAATCCAAAGGCGGTAAGGTTACTTATCGAATCGATAAATTTGCAAATCTGCATATTATTGGCGGCAAATTAAGCTTTGAAAGTAATAAACTTAAAAATAATATAGTAACGATCATAGCTGCGATTTTGAGAGAAAGACCTGCCGCTTTGAAAGGTGTTTTCATCAAGAGCATAGTTATTACTTCGACCATGGGACCAGGTATTAAACTCGATATTCCAAGTGTATCTCTGGAAGCCAAGAAATAGGAGCAGCGTATGGTTCAAGCTTATAAAATTGAGGAAGTAAATAGGATCAAACAAAGACTGGAAGAAGCTAAATCCATTGTATTAGTTGATTATAAAGGTGTTAATATCGAGGAAGTTGATGAACTAAGAAACAGGATGCGTAATGCAGGAGTTAAGTATTTTGTCTCAAAAAATACTTTTATTAAACTTGCTTTGAATGAATTAGGTATTTCCGGTTTAGATGACCAGCTAGTCGGACCAACAGCCGTTGCTGCTGCTGATACAGATGAAGTTGCACCTGCTCGGGAACTGGCAAAGTATAAAAAAGAAGTTACAAAAGATAAAAGTTTTCCCTCTTTTAAAGCTGGTATGGTATCCGGAAATATTATGAGTATTTCCGACTTGGAAAAGCTGGCAGAACTTCCATCCAGGGATCAACTTATATCTATGATTCTGCAAGGATTCAATGCCCCGATAAGCGGATTAGTAGGAGTACTTTCCGGAATTCTTAGAAATTGTGTGAATGTGATCGATGCAATCGCAAAAAATAAAGACGATAAAAAATAATATATCTGATGGAGGATAAAATGGCTGAAAAAAAACAGCAAGTTATTGATATTATTAAAGAAATGAGTGTTATTGAACTCTCTGATCTGGTCAAAGAATTGGAAGAATTATTTGGCGTTACTGCAGCGGCTCCGGTTGCTGTAGCTGCTGCTCCTGCTGCTGCGGAAGCTGCTGAAGAAAAAACAGAATTTAATGTAGTCCTGACAGGAGCGGGAGACAAGAAAATCCAAGCTATTAAAGTTGTTAGAGCTATTACAAAATTAGGTTTAAAAGAAGCAAAAGAATTAGTTGACAATTGCCCAAAACCTGTTGTTGAAGGTGTTTCCAAAGAAGAAGCTGAAAAAATCAAAGCACAAATCGAAGAATCCGGCGCCTCTGTAGAAATAAAATAATCAACCTATCGATAATTATGGAAGTGAGTTTGTTTTTTGACTGCTCACTTCCTTTAATCATTTTAAAATCACTTACTAAAGCGAACTAAATCGCTTTTTTATATAATAAGGAGTATGAACCTTTGAATATAAAAAGTTATTCCCGTATAAAGAAAAGAGCAGAAGAAACAGGTTTGCCCTCTATCAATATTCCTAATCTTTTAGCAATACAGATAGAGTCCTATAATCGATTCCTGCAGAAAGATGTTCATCCTCAGAAAAGAGAGAATGTCGGCTTGCAGGCTGTTCTGACTTCGGTTTTTCCTCTAATCGATCAGAAAGGTCTATATCATCTCGAATATATAGATTATATGGTTCTGAAAGAAAAATATTCTACTTCAGAATGCGAAGAAAGAAATCTTTCTTATCAAGCCCCGGTTAAAGCAAGAATGAGACTGACCATTTATGATGAGGAAATCCTGAAAGAAACCGGAGAAAAAAGAGTTAAGAATACAATAGAACAGGATATTTTTCTCGGTGAAATTCCATTAATTACAAATCAGGGAACCTTTGTTATCAATGGTGCTGAAAGGGTAATAATCAGTCAGCTTCATCGCTCTCCCGGTGTATTTTTCTTGGAAGATAAGCATGCAAGTGGTAAAATACTATATTCTGCGAAACTGATCCCTTATAATGGTTCTTGGCTTGAGTTTAATATGGACATTTATGATGCTATGTATGTTCTGATCGATAAGAGAAGAAAATTGCCGGTGACCGTCCTCTTGAGAGCTGTAGGATTATCGGAAGATAAAGATCTAAGAGAACATTTCTATTCCAAAGAAGAGATTCCTGTTTCAAAGGCAAAAGAAAGATCTTTTTATGACGATGTTTTTGATCAGGAAACTGGTGAAATAATCTTTAATGCCGGATCAGAAATCGATGATGAAACAATCGATGCTTTAAAAGAAGCAGGAATAAAAAAAGTTACAGTAGTTACCGAAGAATCCGAGATAACAAAGAAAATCATTGAACATACCATCTTAAAGGATCAGACAAAAAGTCAGGAAGAAGCTGTTAAGAAAATATATAATTTGATCAGACCAGGTGAAGAACCGACTTATGAAGTAGCGTTAGAGCTTTTTAACAGGATGTTTTTTAATGAAAGAAGATATAACCTGGGGGAAGTGGGTCGTTATAAAATCAATGAAAGATTAGGTTTGGATATCGATCCTTCCATAAATATCCTGACAAAAGAAGACTTGATCGCTATTGTTGAAAAAATAATTGCTGTTTATAAAGACGAAGATGTTATTGATGATATTGATCATCTAGCTAATAGAAGGATCAGAACAGTAGGCGAACTTCTCGGTGAACAGTTTAATATCGGTTTATCAAGGGTGGCAAGGACTGCTATAGAGAGAATGTCAATTGCTAATCCGGATGAAATTACTATCCACGACCTCATAAACAGCAACGCTTTAATTGCTGTTGTTCAGTCTTTTTTCCTGACAGGACAGCTTTCTCAATTTATGGAACAGACAAATCCCTTAACTGCGATCACTCATAAAAGAAGATTATCTGCTCTTGGACCCGGAGGTTTGACCAGAGAAAGAGCAGGATTCGAAGTTCGAGATGTTCATCATTCTCACTATGGCAGAATTTGCCCTATCGAAACTCCTGAAGGTCCCAATATCGGTTTGATATCTTCTCCTGCTATGTATGCCAGGATCAACAACCTCGGTTTTCTTGAAACTCCATATATCAAAGTTGAAAATTGTCAAATAACTGAAAAAATCGAATTTCTCGATGCCTTCAGAGAAGAGCAGCACATTATTGCTCAAACAAATATCAATTATGATAAAGATTTCAAAATTCTGGATAAACTTGTTTTCGCCAGGCATAGAGGAGAATTTCTACAGGTTAGTCCCGAGGAAGTTCAATATATGGATGTTTCTCCGCAACAGATCGTCTCGGTTTCTGCTTCCTTGATTCCATTTCTGGAACATGACGATGCAAATCGCGCCCTCATGGGATCCAATATGCAGAGACAAGCTGTTCCTCTTACCAGTCCGCAAGTACCAATCGTAGGCACAGGAATGGAAAAAGTTGTTGCTGAAGACAGCGGAGTAGTTGCGGTTGCTCCTTATGATGGAGTGGTTACTAAAGTAACGAGTTCTTATATCGATATTGAAAGAGATAATCCGGATAAAGCAATTCTTGATCTTGGAACTTATAACAGAATTTATTTGATGAAATATGCCCGTTCAAACCAGGATACATGCATTAATCAACGTCCAACTGTTAAAAAGGGAGATCTGATAAAGCAGGGTCAACCAATATCTGACGGACCGGGAATAATCAATGACAGGTTGGCTCTGGGAAGAAATATGCTGGTAGCTTTCATGCCCTGGTATGGTTATAATTATGAAGATGCAATTATTTTGAGCGAGAATGTTGCTCGAGAAGATATGCTGACATCTTTATATATCGAAGAGCATGAAGTTTTAGTTAGAAATATGAAAAATGGGAAAGAGGAATTAGCTTATGATATTCCTAATGTTCCTACAAAATCACTTCGAAATCTTGATAAGACGGGTATCATCAGAGTAGGTTCTGTGGTTGTATCGGGAGATATAATCGTAGGTAAGATCACTCCTAAAAATGTTGATATTGATCCATCTCCTGAAGAAAACCTGATGCGCGCATTGTTTGGAGATAGAGCAGGTGATTTTACTAATAGTTCTCTCAAAGCAAAACCTGGAATGGAAGGTGTTGTTATCGATGTTAAGGTTTTTTCCCGTTTAGATGAAAGTGAAGAATTTGAGGATCAGGAAAGACGAACAAAATCATTATCAATTTTAAAACATGAAAGATTAGAAAGGCAGAAAATAATCGATGAATATCTTAAGGATAGATTATCTGAAGTATTGGTCGGTGAGACTGCAAAAAATATTGTTGATGTGAAAACCAATATGTTTTACATCCCTTCCGGTAAGAAAATTACTAAAGGTGATCTTAAAAAAATCAATTTCAAGAAATTAAATCTCGATTATGATTTCATCGAAGATAATGAAAAAAATAATTTTATCTACAATGACATTATTTTAAAAGTTAAAACTGCAATTGAAGAAAGTACGAATATTTACAAAAAAGAGCAGGAACGATTGAAACATGGAGATGAACTTCCTTATGGTGTTCGCAAAATGGTTAAGGTTTACATCTCTAAAAAAAGAAAGATTCAGGTCGGAGATAAAATGGCTGGTCGTCACGGGAACAAAGGAGTTATTTCCAGGATCAGTCCTGTCGAGGATATGCCTTTTATGGAAGACGGATCTCCGGTTGATATTATCCTTAATCCGCTTGGTGTTCCTTCTCGAATGAATATTGGTCAGATCATGGAAACTCATCTCGGAATGGCAGCAAAAATATTAGGTCTTACTATTGAAACTCCTGTCTTTGACGGAGCGAGTCTCGACGATATTGCCAAAGAGATGAAAAATGCAAAACTTCCACTTGATGGAAAGCAGGTGTTGTATGATGGAAAAACCGGAGAACCATTCAAGGAAAGAGTAACTGTTGGTGTGATTTATATGTTAAAACTAAATCACTTGGTTGCTGACAAAATGCATTCCCGTTCAACCGGACCTTATTCATTGATCACGCAACAACCTCTTGGAGGAAAAGCTCAACATGGAGGTCAGAGATTAGGAGAAATGGAAGTCTGGGCTTTGGAAGCTTATGGAGCATCCAGATTACTTGAAGAAATGCTGACAATTAAATCTGACGATGTCGAGGGCAGAACAAATGCTTTTAAAGCAATTACCAGCGGACAAAATCCACCAAAACCGGATACCCCGGAATCTTTTAATGTTCTGGTCAGTGAACTAAAATCCCTCTGCTTTGATATAGAATTCATTGCAGACAAGGAAGCATAACTCTTTTCGGAAATCCGGAAAGAACAACAAACGGAGGTTTACTCAGTGATAAGAGAAATCAAACGTGACAAACGAATAGAAAATTATGATAAATTGAGAATAAAAATAGCTTCTCCAGAGGTTATCAGGGAATGGTCTTATGGAGAAGTTATCAAACCTGATACCCTGAATTACAGAACTCTGAAACCGGAAAAGGGCGGATTATTCTGCGAAAGGATTTTCGGTCCTGAAAAAGACTATGAATGCAGTTGTGGAAAATATAAGAAAAAACGCTTTCAGAACACTGTTTGCGATCGTTGTGGAGTTGAGATAACAAGTTCCAGAGTCCGTCGTTCCCGTATGGGTCACATTGAACTGGCAGTTCCAATTGCTCATATCTGGTTTGTGAAAAGCCTGCCGAGTGTGATTGGAACTCTTCTTGATATGACCATCAGCAAACTGGAACGAATTCTCTATTACGAATCCTTTATCATCCTGAATCCGGGTGACAGTGATTATGAGAAAAGAGATCTGGTTGACGCTGACGAATATTACGAGATCCGCGACCGGGTAGGAGCCGACTTTGTGGCTATGATGGGAGCTGAAGCCATAAGAATTTTATTAGAAGAACTAAATCTTGATGATGAAGCTATGAACCTCAGGACTATTATCAAGATGGAGACCTCTGCTCAAAAAAAACAGAAAGCAATCAAAAGACTGAAGATAGTGGATGCTTTTAGAAAGTCCGGAAATAAACCTGAATGGATGGTTATGGAAGTTCTACCTGTTCTTCCTCCAACATTGCGTCCATTAGTGCAACTCGATGGCGGAAGATTTGCGACTGCCGATTTCAATGAACTTTATCGTCGGGTAATTACTCGAAACAATCGTTTACGGGGATTGCTAGATATCAATGCTCCGGAAGTTATCCTGCGAAATGAAAAAAGAATGCTGCAGGAAGCAGTCGATGCTATGATCGATAATACCAGGAAATCAAGACCTGTTAAAGGTCGTGGAAACAGACCATTAAAATCTCTGGCAGATCAACTTAAAGGCAAAACCGGAAGATTCCGTCAGAACCTTCTGGGGAAACGAGTCGATTATTCAGGTCGTTCCGTGATAACAGTTGGTCCGAACTTGAAATTGCATCAATGTGGTTTACCCAAAGAAATGGCTATTGAACTTTTTAAACCTTTCATTATTGAACGACTTGAGAAAATTGGTGAAGCTGAAAAGGCAAAAACTGCTAAAAAACTGATTGAGAAGCAAAGACCGGAAATATGGAAGATCCTGGAAGATGTGATCAAAGATTATCCAATCTTATTGAATCGCGCTCCTACTTTGCACAAACACGGTATTCAGGCTTTTCTGCCTGTTCTGACAGAAGGAAAGGCAATTGAGATTCATCCTCTGGTTTGTATTCCCTATAATGCGGATTTCGATGGTGACCAGATGGCTGTTCATGTTCCATTATCTAATGAAGCACAGATCGAGGCTCGAGTTCTTATGCTCTCTTCAAGGAATCTACTACTTCCGGCAAGCGGAAAACTTGCAATGGCTACTAATCAGGATATCGTTCTCGGAAATTATTATCTGACTGTTCTCAAAGAAAAAAATCCTCCTTCTGATAAAAAGATCAGATATTTCAGTTCACCTGAAGAAATGATATTAGCATACGAACAAGACGAACTGTTGTTCAATACAAAAGGTGTGAAAAGGGAAGAAAGTCGTCTGGATATCCATTCCTGGGTAAAGGTCTTGATCAAAGAAAAAATTATTACTACTACTGTTGGTAGAGTGATATTTAATCAAATTTTACCTGATGAAATTTCGTTTCAAAATGTAACTTTGACGAAAGGGATATTGAACGAACTTGCCATGATCTGTTTTAATGCAGTGGGTCAGAATAGAACTTCTGAATTTTTGGACAATGTAAAGGAAATTGGTTTTAAATATGCGACCAAAGCAGGAATTACATTTAGTGCAAACGATGTTATTTCTCCCAAAGATAAGAATAAGATAATTCGTAAAACTGAAAAGGAAGTTCAGAAAATTATCGATAGTTATATGAATGGAGAGATCACCGAGACTGAAAGATACAATCGAGTAATCGATAAATGGAAAATGACAACTGAAATCGTAACCGATGTTTTAATGGCTGAACTGGAAAAAGATCAAGGTGGATTTAATTCCATTAATATGATGTATAGTTCAAATGCGCGTGGTGGAAAAGATCAGATCAAACAGCTGGGAGCAATGCGCGGTTTAATGGATAAACCTTCTAAAAGTCTTTTAGAAGGTGGAGCAGAAGTTATTGAAACACCCATCAAATCAAATTTTAAAGAAGGCTTGAGCGTTCTGGAATATTTTATTTCCACTCACGGTGCAAGAAAAGGACTTGCAGATACTGCTCTGAAAACTGCTGATGCAGGTTACTTGACAAGAAGGTTGGTCGATGTGGCTCAGAATGCTGTCATTAATTTGGAAGATTGTGGTACGATCGAGGGAATTGAAGTTTCGGCTTTAAAAGAAGGTCTTGAAATTGTCGAACCTTTATCTGAAAGAATCTCCGGATATACTGCTGCTGAAGATATAATTGATCCGGTAACAGAGAAAACGATTGTAACTGCTAATACAGAAATATCAAATGAAATGGCAGAAACAATTCAAAATCATGGTATCAATTCTGTTAAAGTAAGATCACCTCTCACCTGTGATGCAGAAAAAGGGATATGTGCCAAATGTTACGGTAGAAATCTAGGAACCCAGAAACCTGTAACTATAGGTGAACCTGTGGGAGTTATTGCTGCTCAAAGCATTGGTGAACCTGGAACACAATTAACATTACGGACTTTCCATATTGGTGGAACAGCAAGTACTAATGTCGATTTGGCTGAAGTTGTTGCAAATACTGATGGTATTGTCAAATTTGTGAAGATGAACACGGTTGTTACTCCTAAAGGTGAACTTGTTTCCATCAGTCATCTTGGCAGAATTCAGATTTTGGATGTAAAAGATAAAACTGTCCTAGAAAATTATAAAGTAGAATATGCAGCTACAGTGTATGTTAAAGATAAACAGAAAATATCTAAAAATTCACCGCTCTTCAGCTGGGATCATTACAATAATCCGCTGATTTCAACTGCAAAAGGGAAGCTGAAGTATGAAAATTTTGTGAAAGATGTAAATTACAAGGAAGAATTTAATGAACTGACCGGTTCAAAAGAAATTTTGATCATTGAATCAAAGGATCGCAAGAAACAACCTCAGTTTAAAATTATTGCTGATGATGGCTCCGAAGCTTTAGTCCCAATTCCAACCGGATTAAATGTAGACAAAGACGATGGTGTTTATGTTCATCCGGGTGATGTTCTTGGAAAATCTTCACGAATTACGGTTAAACAAAGTGACATTACAGGTGGTTTACCTCGTGTACAGGATCTTTTTGAAGCGAGAGAACCAAAAGGTAAGGCGATTCTATCTGATATAGAAGGGACAATTTCGATTGGAAATTTAACGAATAAAGGTCGGGAAATTTTTGTTAATGCAGAAGATGGAACTGTAAATAAATATGTGATCCCACCTGGAAAACGGATCATTGTTCACCAGGGAGATATTGTTGAAAGTGGAGATGCTTTGTCAGGAGGACCTCTGGATCCGCATGATATTCTCAAAGCAAAAGGTATTAAAGCAGCGCAAACTCTGATCCTTGATGAAATCCAGGAAGTGTACCGTAAACAAGGTGTAAAGATCGATGATAAACATATCGGTATTATCATCAGACAGATGTTCAAAAAAATTAAAATTACAAATCCGGGACATACTTTGTTCCTTGAAGGTGAGATAGTAGATAGAAATCAAGTTATTAAAGAAAACAAAAGGATCGAAGAAGAGGGTGGTGAAGGAGCTACCTTTGAGCAACTTCTTCTGGGCATTACCAAAGCTTCATTGTTAACTGACAGCTGGCTTTCTGCAGCATCATTCCAGGAAACTACAAAAGTTCTTACTCAATCATCCATCGAAGGAAAAGTCGATAACCTGGAAGGACTGAAAGAAAGTATTATTATCGGACACCGAATTCCGGTCGGAACCGGAACCAAGTTCTTTAATACAGAGATTAAACGGGCGATAGATGAAGGAAAATCTATTAGTGATGTGGTCAAAGAATTTGCTCATACAGAAGAAAAAGACACAGTAGAAGATTTACTTGATTTTTAAATAATAAAAAGGAGAAAATAGTGCCGACTATTAATCAATTAGTTAGGAAAGGAAGAAAGAAGATCACAAAATCCAAGAAAAACAGAGCTCTTTCTTCTTGTCCCCAGAAAAGAGGTGTTTGTACAAGGGTTTATACAACTACACCTAAAAAACCGAATTCTGCCTTGCGAAAAGTTGCCAGGGTCAGATTAGTAAACGGATTCGAAGTAACAGCTTATATTCCTGGTGAAGGTCACAACTTACAGGAACACTCGATCGTGTTTGTGCGTGGTGGAAGAGTTAAAGATCTTCCTGGTGTGAGATATCACATAATCAGAGGTGCACTTGATACTGCCGGTGTTGATGGTAGGATAAATTCTCGTTCTAAATACGGAACAAAGAGACCGAAGAAGTAGGAGGAGCGGATGTCAAGAAGACGAAAAATAGTTGAAAGAGAAATTTTTCCTGATCCAAAATATAATAGTATTGTTTTGAGCAAATTTATCAACAGCATTATGCAGAGAGGAAAGAAGAGCCTTGCTGAAAAAATAGTTTATGGAGCTCTCGACATTATCGGTCAAAAAACTAAAGACGAACCGTTGGAAGTTTTTAATCAGGCTTTAGGAAATGTCAGACCTATGATCAAAGTTGTATCTCGCAGGATTGGTGGCTCCAACTACCAAATTCCAACAGAAGTTACAGCTAAAAATGCTCAGGCTCTTGCTTTTCGATGGATCATTAGTTTTTCTCGAAAACGATCAGAAAAAACTATGATGGAGCGTTTGGCAGGTGAACTTCTAGCTGCTTACAAAAAAGAAGGCGCCAGTATAAAAAAACGAGAAGATACGCATAAAATGGCAGAGGCAAACAAAGCTTTTGCTCATTTCAGATTTTAATTAATTAGAAAAAGATTAACATGAATATCCAGGAATCTACAGGAACCTCTCTAAATGTTCCCTTAAAAAGGGAAGTTAATTTGAATTCCATTTTGGAAACAGGAATAAAAGGGAGTTTAACTGATAATACTTTCCGAAATTTTTTTTTGGATATTTAATTAATTAAAATTCGTTATGCCAAAAGAACTTTCCGTAATCAGAAACATTGGTATAATGGCTCATATCGATGCCGGTAAAACGACAACTACCGAGAGGATGTTGTTCTATACCGGCATTATTCATAGAATGGGTGAAGTTCATGACGGCAATGCTGTTATGGATTGGATGGTTCAGGAAAAAGAAAGAGGAATAACCATCACTTCTGCAGTTACCACCTGCTTCTGGAAAGACAAACAAATCAATATTATTGACACTCCCGGTCATGTCGATTTTACTGCCGAAGTAGAGCGTTCTTTAAGAATTCTGGATGGAGCGATCGGCATTTTCTGCGCTGTTGGAGGAGTCGAACCGCAATCGGAAACTGTATGGCATCAAGCTGATAGATATAAAATTCCCAGGATCGCTTTTGTTAATAAAATGGATCGTTCCGGAGCAGATTTTGAAAATGTTGTCGATATGATCCAAGACCGTTTGACAACAAATGCTTTTCCCATTCAAATCCCGATCGGCAGAGAAGATTCATTTACCGGGATCATTGATCTGATCACAATGAAAGCCTGTTTTTTTGACCAGGAAACAATGGGCGTAAATTATCATTTTAAAAAGATTCCCGAGGAATATGTTAAAGAAGCTGAATCTAAACGAA includes:
- a CDS encoding 50S ribosomal protein L1, with the translated sequence MGSKRYEKASEMIDKQKRYELSEAIELLKKAPSSKFDETVEVHMNLGVDPRKADQQIRNSLVLPHGTGRTSKVLVFADGDKAEEAKEAGADYVGVDEFVEKINSGWMDFDVAISTPNLMSKIGRLGRVLGPRGLMPNPKVGTVTMDIKKAVSESKGGKVTYRIDKFANLHIIGGKLSFESNKLKNNIVTIIAAILRERPAALKGVFIKSIVITSTMGPGIKLDIPSVSLEAKK
- a CDS encoding 50S ribosomal protein L10, producing MVQAYKIEEVNRIKQRLEEAKSIVLVDYKGVNIEEVDELRNRMRNAGVKYFVSKNTFIKLALNELGISGLDDQLVGPTAVAAADTDEVAPARELAKYKKEVTKDKSFPSFKAGMVSGNIMSISDLEKLAELPSRDQLISMILQGFNAPISGLVGVLSGILRNCVNVIDAIAKNKDDKK
- a CDS encoding 50S ribosomal protein L7/L12 — encoded protein: MAEKKQQVIDIIKEMSVIELSDLVKELEELFGVTAAAPVAVAAAPAAAEAAEEKTEFNVVLTGAGDKKIQAIKVVRAITKLGLKEAKELVDNCPKPVVEGVSKEEAEKIKAQIEESGASVEIK
- the rpoB gene encoding DNA-directed RNA polymerase subunit beta gives rise to the protein MKKRAEETGLPSINIPNLLAIQIESYNRFLQKDVHPQKRENVGLQAVLTSVFPLIDQKGLYHLEYIDYMVLKEKYSTSECEERNLSYQAPVKARMRLTIYDEEILKETGEKRVKNTIEQDIFLGEIPLITNQGTFVINGAERVIISQLHRSPGVFFLEDKHASGKILYSAKLIPYNGSWLEFNMDIYDAMYVLIDKRRKLPVTVLLRAVGLSEDKDLREHFYSKEEIPVSKAKERSFYDDVFDQETGEIIFNAGSEIDDETIDALKEAGIKKVTVVTEESEITKKIIEHTILKDQTKSQEEAVKKIYNLIRPGEEPTYEVALELFNRMFFNERRYNLGEVGRYKINERLGLDIDPSINILTKEDLIAIVEKIIAVYKDEDVIDDIDHLANRRIRTVGELLGEQFNIGLSRVARTAIERMSIANPDEITIHDLINSNALIAVVQSFFLTGQLSQFMEQTNPLTAITHKRRLSALGPGGLTRERAGFEVRDVHHSHYGRICPIETPEGPNIGLISSPAMYARINNLGFLETPYIKVENCQITEKIEFLDAFREEQHIIAQTNINYDKDFKILDKLVFARHRGEFLQVSPEEVQYMDVSPQQIVSVSASLIPFLEHDDANRALMGSNMQRQAVPLTSPQVPIVGTGMEKVVAEDSGVVAVAPYDGVVTKVTSSYIDIERDNPDKAILDLGTYNRIYLMKYARSNQDTCINQRPTVKKGDLIKQGQPISDGPGIINDRLALGRNMLVAFMPWYGYNYEDAIILSENVAREDMLTSLYIEEHEVLVRNMKNGKEELAYDIPNVPTKSLRNLDKTGIIRVGSVVVSGDIIVGKITPKNVDIDPSPEENLMRALFGDRAGDFTNSSLKAKPGMEGVVIDVKVFSRLDESEEFEDQERRTKSLSILKHERLERQKIIDEYLKDRLSEVLVGETAKNIVDVKTNMFYIPSGKKITKGDLKKINFKKLNLDYDFIEDNEKNNFIYNDIILKVKTAIEESTNIYKKEQERLKHGDELPYGVRKMVKVYISKKRKIQVGDKMAGRHGNKGVISRISPVEDMPFMEDGSPVDIILNPLGVPSRMNIGQIMETHLGMAAKILGLTIETPVFDGASLDDIAKEMKNAKLPLDGKQVLYDGKTGEPFKERVTVGVIYMLKLNHLVADKMHSRSTGPYSLITQQPLGGKAQHGGQRLGEMEVWALEAYGASRLLEEMLTIKSDDVEGRTNAFKAITSGQNPPKPDTPESFNVLVSELKSLCFDIEFIADKEA
- the rpoC gene encoding DNA-directed RNA polymerase subunit beta', whose translation is MIREIKRDKRIENYDKLRIKIASPEVIREWSYGEVIKPDTLNYRTLKPEKGGLFCERIFGPEKDYECSCGKYKKKRFQNTVCDRCGVEITSSRVRRSRMGHIELAVPIAHIWFVKSLPSVIGTLLDMTISKLERILYYESFIILNPGDSDYEKRDLVDADEYYEIRDRVGADFVAMMGAEAIRILLEELNLDDEAMNLRTIIKMETSAQKKQKAIKRLKIVDAFRKSGNKPEWMVMEVLPVLPPTLRPLVQLDGGRFATADFNELYRRVITRNNRLRGLLDINAPEVILRNEKRMLQEAVDAMIDNTRKSRPVKGRGNRPLKSLADQLKGKTGRFRQNLLGKRVDYSGRSVITVGPNLKLHQCGLPKEMAIELFKPFIIERLEKIGEAEKAKTAKKLIEKQRPEIWKILEDVIKDYPILLNRAPTLHKHGIQAFLPVLTEGKAIEIHPLVCIPYNADFDGDQMAVHVPLSNEAQIEARVLMLSSRNLLLPASGKLAMATNQDIVLGNYYLTVLKEKNPPSDKKIRYFSSPEEMILAYEQDELLFNTKGVKREESRLDIHSWVKVLIKEKIITTTVGRVIFNQILPDEISFQNVTLTKGILNELAMICFNAVGQNRTSEFLDNVKEIGFKYATKAGITFSANDVISPKDKNKIIRKTEKEVQKIIDSYMNGEITETERYNRVIDKWKMTTEIVTDVLMAELEKDQGGFNSINMMYSSNARGGKDQIKQLGAMRGLMDKPSKSLLEGGAEVIETPIKSNFKEGLSVLEYFISTHGARKGLADTALKTADAGYLTRRLVDVAQNAVINLEDCGTIEGIEVSALKEGLEIVEPLSERISGYTAAEDIIDPVTEKTIVTANTEISNEMAETIQNHGINSVKVRSPLTCDAEKGICAKCYGRNLGTQKPVTIGEPVGVIAAQSIGEPGTQLTLRTFHIGGTASTNVDLAEVVANTDGIVKFVKMNTVVTPKGELVSISHLGRIQILDVKDKTVLENYKVEYAATVYVKDKQKISKNSPLFSWDHYNNPLISTAKGKLKYENFVKDVNYKEEFNELTGSKEILIIESKDRKKQPQFKIIADDGSEALVPIPTGLNVDKDDGVYVHPGDVLGKSSRITVKQSDITGGLPRVQDLFEAREPKGKAILSDIEGTISIGNLTNKGREIFVNAEDGTVNKYVIPPGKRIIVHQGDIVESGDALSGGPLDPHDILKAKGIKAAQTLILDEIQEVYRKQGVKIDDKHIGIIIRQMFKKIKITNPGHTLFLEGEIVDRNQVIKENKRIEEEGGEGATFEQLLLGITKASLLTDSWLSAASFQETTKVLTQSSIEGKVDNLEGLKESIIIGHRIPVGTGTKFFNTEIKRAIDEGKSISDVVKEFAHTEEKDTVEDLLDF
- a CDS encoding 30S ribosomal protein S12, whose translation is MPTINQLVRKGRKKITKSKKNRALSSCPQKRGVCTRVYTTTPKKPNSALRKVARVRLVNGFEVTAYIPGEGHNLQEHSIVFVRGGRVKDLPGVRYHIIRGALDTAGVDGRINSRSKYGTKRPKK
- a CDS encoding 30S ribosomal protein S7, which produces MSRRRKIVEREIFPDPKYNSIVLSKFINSIMQRGKKSLAEKIVYGALDIIGQKTKDEPLEVFNQALGNVRPMIKVVSRRIGGSNYQIPTEVTAKNAQALAFRWIISFSRKRSEKTMMERLAGELLAAYKKEGASIKKREDTHKMAEANKAFAHFRF